A part of Planktothrix tepida PCC 9214 genomic DNA contains:
- a CDS encoding DUF3987 domain-containing protein — MKSDKAATLTWILKYNRTPYPYSPQNAALKGMEPKQPGYFDGNYFKQLKWKDYQDWGSLDENFKSKLIKTWHDDERIEGIGCNAGFNGEFYFSMIDFDLKNFESLEALEQAVTGWENRNPGISLCPRVRTQSGGYRYFIGFESIPKNWGNTIQFTLTQGGEKSLGELMVGSGGLGIILGKGLKGNYSWDRNACGDVPVFQSPESVGLFEIEKVQIINSIYDNKSISEEAREALSFIPVSQFDEDYQGWINLGMACRAAELDFEDWDNWSQGSSKYTNSKETFNHWKTFKGGGGITPGTLFKFAKDNGWNPPKRNSSYQKPLINTSNSQGNVSGNNALKPDNQSNVVPFQRQQPQFNIEDIEEELRQLAEQNLSKSKQQLKLNELARKFNLNSNKASEIFKSIKDEAEEETNLESLKVELEELLKNRNQSLDLTQYLPGNLAKIGEFANRLCLRPEVGLSAFLTVASSLLAVGSKIDLLDYTDFDQPMGMYTAICAEPSQKKSPLINKIALEPLLELQEKARKQYEQEMINYQIDYADWASDKNNPDPEPEKPILRRYFINGGSQAGIRNVLNTHSMKGWGVLVLTDELAASYKNNSKTYNAGLLEDFLTYYDGVGKIEALKDGFLGDFSQCLVSMLGGIQPGVISNYMNGSDGNGHWSRVNIVNQPVSPFLIPDNPPPSLDIKVMLVDFYRKLSQLPRLNLTLDAKAKAGFTRINNKCELYRVGAKTQALASLWGKMPGKIGRFAAMIHIIEQVWQYGTVQSLVVGKATLDRAVKLAKFYYQESYSLYADCSPVKEELAPQLMKIISIAEKRQTAIGASDVKRFDRELSKLAPDDIRAYFIQLVELGYGELVGKGCSLKFQIIDKNRQIIDKKIDAETPVDNGLQPIIDKIDKKIDKISNEPQPNPLDDITHIDDVAENAEQGEKLSILSTNPTNAYTEPSTASTDLSINCLFLSIIPSDSDERPPEPTPTPDPEPLNFDDLKEGDILFDGEGNLHQITKFDTRNNMWQSHRQDRYISRNDISTGQFHRATVEDITKLIKLVIKGRNKIQAQWLCGVYGGDANSLMALAIDSNDSLIEIYDFDYWE; from the coding sequence ATGAAGAGCGACAAGGCGGCAACGTTAACCTGGATTTTAAAGTACAACCGAACACCATACCCTTACTCACCCCAAAACGCCGCACTAAAAGGGATGGAGCCAAAACAACCGGGGTATTTCGACGGGAACTATTTCAAGCAATTAAAATGGAAAGATTACCAAGACTGGGGAAGCCTTGATGAGAATTTTAAATCTAAATTAATTAAAACTTGGCATGACGATGAACGAATAGAAGGCATCGGGTGCAACGCAGGTTTCAACGGTGAATTTTACTTTTCAATGATTGATTTTGACCTCAAAAATTTTGAATCATTAGAGGCATTAGAACAAGCGGTTACGGGGTGGGAAAACCGCAATCCTGGTATAAGCTTATGCCCAAGGGTGCGAACTCAAAGCGGTGGCTATCGGTATTTTATAGGGTTTGAATCTATCCCTAAAAATTGGGGAAATACGATTCAATTCACCTTGACTCAAGGGGGTGAGAAATCTTTAGGTGAATTGATGGTTGGGTCGGGAGGATTAGGGATTATCCTTGGTAAAGGTTTGAAGGGGAATTACTCGTGGGATAGGAATGCTTGTGGTGATGTTCCGGTGTTTCAATCTCCTGAATCAGTCGGATTATTTGAAATAGAGAAAGTTCAAATAATTAATTCAATTTATGACAATAAAAGCATCTCAGAAGAAGCACGGGAAGCCCTAAGTTTTATCCCAGTAAGCCAATTTGACGAGGATTACCAAGGCTGGATCAACTTGGGGATGGCTTGTCGTGCGGCGGAATTAGATTTTGAAGATTGGGATAATTGGAGCCAGGGCAGTTCAAAGTATACAAATAGTAAGGAAACATTTAATCATTGGAAAACGTTCAAAGGTGGGGGAGGCATCACACCGGGTACACTTTTTAAATTTGCTAAAGATAACGGATGGAACCCACCCAAGCGGAACTCTAGCTATCAGAAGCCATTAATAAATACCTCAAATTCTCAAGGCAATGTGTCAGGAAATAATGCGTTAAAGCCAGATAATCAATCAAACGTAGTGCCTTTTCAACGGCAACAACCCCAATTCAACATTGAGGACATAGAGGAAGAATTACGCCAACTCGCTGAACAAAATTTATCTAAATCTAAACAGCAATTAAAGCTTAATGAACTGGCTAGAAAATTCAACCTTAATTCTAATAAAGCCTCAGAAATCTTCAAAAGTATTAAAGATGAAGCGGAGGAAGAAACCAACCTAGAATCGCTAAAAGTCGAACTTGAGGAACTCCTAAAAAACCGAAATCAATCCCTCGATTTAACTCAATATTTACCCGGTAATCTGGCTAAAATTGGGGAGTTTGCTAATCGGTTGTGTTTGCGTCCCGAAGTGGGTTTGAGTGCCTTTTTGACAGTTGCTAGTTCTTTATTGGCTGTGGGTTCAAAAATCGATTTATTGGATTATACGGACTTTGACCAACCGATGGGAATGTACACGGCTATCTGTGCCGAACCTAGTCAGAAAAAATCACCATTAATTAACAAGATTGCCTTAGAACCGTTGCTCGAATTACAGGAGAAAGCCCGGAAACAATATGAGCAAGAAATGATAAATTATCAGATTGATTATGCAGATTGGGCCAGCGATAAGAATAACCCCGACCCGGAGCCGGAAAAGCCTATTTTACGACGATACTTTATTAATGGTGGGTCGCAAGCGGGTATTAGAAATGTGTTGAATACCCACAGCATGAAGGGTTGGGGTGTATTGGTTCTCACCGATGAACTAGCCGCCAGTTATAAAAATAATAGTAAAACCTATAACGCAGGACTTTTGGAGGACTTCCTAACCTATTATGACGGCGTTGGAAAGATTGAGGCGTTAAAGGATGGTTTTCTGGGTGACTTCTCTCAATGTTTGGTGAGTATGCTTGGAGGGATTCAGCCCGGAGTGATTTCAAATTACATGAATGGTAGCGACGGGAACGGCCATTGGTCACGAGTAAATATTGTTAACCAACCCGTTAGCCCTTTCCTGATTCCCGACAACCCACCGCCTTCACTCGATATCAAAGTAATGTTGGTTGACTTCTACAGAAAATTATCTCAACTGCCACGACTCAATTTAACGTTAGATGCCAAGGCAAAAGCAGGATTTACCAGAATAAACAATAAATGCGAGTTGTACCGGGTCGGAGCCAAAACCCAAGCCTTGGCTTCCTTGTGGGGAAAAATGCCCGGTAAGATTGGACGGTTTGCAGCGATGATTCACATCATCGAACAGGTTTGGCAATATGGCACGGTTCAGAGCTTGGTTGTGGGGAAAGCGACGCTAGACCGGGCAGTTAAACTCGCAAAATTCTATTACCAAGAATCATATTCGTTGTACGCAGATTGCAGCCCGGTTAAAGAAGAGTTAGCCCCTCAACTGATGAAAATTATCTCTATCGCCGAAAAACGTCAAACTGCCATCGGAGCAAGCGATGTTAAACGTTTTGACCGTGAACTCTCAAAATTAGCTCCTGATGATATTCGAGCCTATTTTATCCAATTGGTAGAGCTTGGTTATGGTGAGTTAGTTGGTAAGGGGTGTTCCTTGAAATTTCAAATAATAGACAAAAATAGACAAATAATAGACAAAAAAATAGACGCTGAAACTCCTGTGGATAATGGGTTACAGCCAATAATAGACAAAATAGACAAAAAAATAGACAAAATTTCAAATGAACCTCAACCTAACCCTTTGGATGACATCACCCATATAGATGATGTTGCGGAAAATGCGGAACAGGGGGAAAAATTGTCTATTCTGTCTACTAATCCCACAAACGCTTACACAGAGCCGTCTACAGCGTCTACTGATTTGTCTATTAATTGTCTATTTTTGTCTATTATTCCGTCTGATAGTGACGAGCGCCCTCCTGAACCCACCCCAACACCCGACCCTGAACCACTAAATTTTGATGATTTGAAGGAAGGCGATATCCTATTCGATGGTGAAGGGAACCTGCATCAAATCACGAAATTTGACACCAGGAATAATATGTGGCAGTCGCACCGCCAGGACAGATACATCTCACGGAACGATATCTCTACCGGACAATTTCACCGGGCAACTGTTGAAGATATCACCAAATTAATCAAGCTAGTCATCAAAGGTAGAAACAAGATTCAAGCTCAATGGTTGTGTGGCGTTTATGGTGGTGATGCTAATAGCTTGATGGCTTTAGCCATTGATTCCAATGATTCATTAATTGAAATCTACGATTTTGATTATTGGGAGTAA
- a CDS encoding SWIM zinc finger family protein, translated as MVSIFNDITATEIRVSWVSATAGYVSGYKFEVDNEQVTFPGSDIDTTDRDLYRALGMAVRKTPEFTDAKRESKSNHLTVTNGNFPGVYSVFNPLNSSVYHVIIHPNKTFCECADHQYRNIQCKHIKAVKKHIEKALEPKLKLRSWNIGKLPSVGKIKAISESQITDEMISNARASLGI; from the coding sequence ATGGTATCAATTTTTAACGACATCACAGCAACGGAAATCCGGGTCAGTTGGGTGTCAGCCACAGCCGGATATGTTAGCGGGTACAAGTTCGAGGTTGACAATGAGCAGGTAACTTTTCCCGGCTCCGACATCGACACAACAGACCGTGACCTGTACCGAGCGTTGGGCATGGCAGTTCGCAAAACCCCTGAATTCACCGACGCCAAACGGGAATCAAAATCAAATCATTTAACAGTAACTAACGGGAATTTTCCGGGTGTCTACAGCGTTTTTAATCCTTTAAATAGCAGTGTTTACCACGTCATAATCCATCCCAACAAAACATTCTGTGAATGTGCAGACCATCAGTACCGAAACATCCAATGTAAGCACATCAAAGCTGTTAAAAAACACATCGAAAAAGCTTTAGAACCCAAGCTCAAACTCCGGTCATGGAACATCGGAAAACTGCCAAGTGTGGGCAAAATTAAAGCTATTTCTGAATCTCAAATCACCGATGAGATGATTTCCAACGCACGGGCTTCTTTAGGGATTTAG